In the Arachis ipaensis cultivar K30076 chromosome B10, Araip1.1, whole genome shotgun sequence genome, one interval contains:
- the LOC110268121 gene encoding RNA polymerase II C-terminal domain phosphatase-like 4, with translation MAKLINFTYSPISDFHESSVAADSLVHSSSIDDFIAYLDGALAAISPDASSDKEDENQDELESVRIKRRKFESDEETESSTSEGIVKQNLEESVEEDVCTHPGSFRDMCIRCGQKLDGESGVTFGYIHKDLRLHDEEISRLRNSDANNLRSRKKLYLMLDGLRSHIRKWKSQPKYLLLFINHNFISGLHLD, from the coding sequence ATGGCCAAGCTGATAAATTTTACTTATTCTCCTATCAGTGATTTCCATGAGTCAAGTGTTGCAGCAGACTCTCTGGTACATTCATCCAGTATTGATGACTTCATTGCCTATCTTGATGGTGCATTAGCTGCAATTTCGCCAGATGCGTCATCCGATAAAGAAGATGAAAATCAAGATGAATTGGAAAGTGTCAGAATAAAAAGGCGCAAGTTTGAAAGTGACGAGGAAACTGAGTCGTCTACTTCAGAAGGAATCGTGAAACAGAATTTAGAAGAATCTGTAGAAGAAGATGTGTGTACACATCCTGGTTCATTCAGAGACATGTGTATACGTTGTGGGCAAAAGTTGGATGGTGAATCTGGTGTGACATTTGGCTACATACACAAGGATCTGAGACTTCATGATGAGGAGATCTCTAGATTGCGCAATTCAGATGCGAATAATTTGCGTAGTCGTAAAAAATTGTACCTGATGCTCGACGGATTGCGCAGCCACATAAGAAAATGGAAATCTCAGCCAAAATATTTGCTGTTGTTCATAAATCATAACTTTATTTCAGGATTACATTTGGACTGA